The Butyrivibrio proteoclasticus B316 genome segment TGTTTTTATCATAATGGACCTCTCAAACAGCAATCTCCTTTACAGAAAGTGATACAAATGCAGTATTTGCATCAAATGAACTATATGGAAATATTATATCATAATTTCTTTGTTCAATTTTGCGTATTTATTCTGGTTGGCAGTTCATTTTCAGCAAAGAATTTATATTCGCACACAATAAGTTCATCTTCCTCGATCGCCATTACCTGCAGTTTCATCAGGAACAGAATATCTTTAAGATATTTTATATCCTTAAGTTCCTCGGGAGTATTTTCCTGAATCCTCTTAAACAAAGCTCCAAGCCTCCAGGAAGCTCTGCAATGACGCAGAAGATAGTTTTCGACATCACTTATTTCCGAAAGGATCCGGCATATCTCTTTTTCTGGAAGTTCATTTTTATACATTTCAGGCATCATGGCCTTCACTTTAGTATATGCTTTGGATACAAGGTCTCGTGTTCGTTTTTGTTCTTCTTTTTTATTATATTCTTGCATTTTTACGCTCCTTTTATGGAATTTTTTATGCCGGTTGAAGTTTGTATTTTCCTGGCTTTCTAATATTTCGCATACTGCGCATGGAAAGTGTTATAATCATACTGTCATGTAGCGATATAAATCGCATACCTGCTGCTATTTGAAATTATCATAGAAATTTTACAGATTATAAGGAGTATTATGGAATCTTATTTATATATCACATCTCAGAACATTCCTGGGGCGGAGCTGTTTATGTTTTCATTTTGCATCTTAGTGTTCAGTGCTATTTTTGACATTGTGTTTACTTTTACCGGACTGTTTTATAAAGGGGATGCGCTTCATAGATCCAAGTACCATTCCATGATAATTATGACAACCGAAATACTTGCAATGATAGGATTGTCCCTGGCAGTCATATTTGCTTTCATGTCTGGCAATTGGTTTTATAAATCCATTTTCATATTGTTATTTTGCGTCTGCGTCATATTGTTTTCTAACACTGTACTTTCAACCCTTAGGATATTCCGGACAAAAAAGACTTTCAATGAGATGGAAGCTGTTTACGAACTTATCAAAGAAAATGATAAAAAAGACCAGCCAAATCTTTTGTTTGAATATTTCATGACAAGAAAAAGGAACCTTAAGAGCAGGCTGTTATCTGAGGGGTACTGCAGTAAGAAAGACCTTCTGCTATTAAAAAATGTCTTCAGATATTCGACAAAAGACGAAGTCCGTTGTTTTGTTCTTTCCAAAATGATCATGGATGAAGATAATAACAAGGCCGATTCAGATACCACTCCGGATAATACCGCTTCCCAATAACAGAAAAAATAGTTGCATTCAGAGCTTAATTGATACGCATCAGCACGCCGTCTTTATTTTCAACTTTTATGGATCCGGACTCTGTATAGCATGGTCTGTCCATATTTATGCTGTATGACATCACCCAGCTATCATCGATGAGCTCTCTTTCATATCCCCAGTCTTCTTTATATCGCGATACAGACAGACATTCATATGTGCTATAGCCAAAATATCCTCTGATCACATGATATACGAGATTTCCAAACTGGGCTTCCCAGCGGTTTATTTCCCTAAGGATATCTTCAGGGACATCTGTTATCTTATCCTTGTCCGAGCACCAGATTTTTCCGGTTTCTTTATAATCTGCGATAACATCTTCCCTGATCTTTAAGCTTTCCATTCTTCTTATAGCTTCGTTTTTCATGTATCCACCTTATCAGAATGTGCAACTGGTTTTGTTATTTCAACTGTTCTTTTGGACTATAATTGTCTCTGCATTATGGATTTTCATCCATCTTTTCCTCTGGTACTTCAACCAGGTCGGCTTTTTCATATTTCTTTGATACGTCATATTGTATTCTTTTTTATGATAACACAAACAAGAGTGATGAAATATGTTTAGATCAGCTTTTAATGATGTTTGACTTATTAAAGACAAACTTTTATATCCTGCTGCCTTGGAGCATAAGCACTCCAGCAATCTAAAAATGGGCAAAAAAATGATGTCCTGCCATTCCGGCAAGACATCTTCAGGCATTAAGATTATTTTTTTAACTTTCGTTAAAGAAACCTTTAAGCAGAACAGGAGGTGCACCCTGTCCTGAGTTTTATTATAGCACAGTATATGTTAAAAGCAAGATATTTTTCGAACAGCTGTTCTTATAGAAAAACGGCCTGTTCCCTTTTACAGGATCAGGCCGTAGCAAGTGGGCGCTTACATACCCAGAAGCTTTATATGGGTTCCAACCTTAGTTAGCTTATTATAGCAGATTCTATATCATGATTTCAAACAAAATATAGTTACTGCCCTTAGGTATCTGCTGTATACAAAGACGCGTGGATATTCACATATCATCCGTATATCCGTCGCTATTTACGATATATACATCATTATCTTTCTGCTCTCCAAGGATGCTCATGACTGCTTCTTCTTTTGTCATATCCCATTCTTGTTCAAAAACAAATTCAGGATCACGCTCATATCGCCTACACAGATTATCAACATTTATACCATTAAAGGTTCCCATATATTCGAGGTTATATCCTATGATGTCATAACCAATATATGCGTCAAAAATCATATCCTTCTCTTCGTCTTCGCCAATGTCGTTTGTGTGTATGAATATGATCTGAAGCCCGCAGTCTATCATACACTTTACATGGTCAGCCCATAATTCCGACTTATTGTATTCTTTTGCCATGTCAGGAAGTTTTTTAATGAAATCTTCAACGTAATTTAGGCCTCTTAGATTAATACTGTACTTTATGCTTTCTGATATTCGTTTTTCCATAGTTTGTTCCTGTAAAACTGTAATTATTTGATCCTTACAAATCGCTGTTCTCTTTCAAGAGCCTCTCTGTAATGTCTTGCATCTTCCTCGATAAACGCCTTTAAATGTTTACCTGCACTCATCCTTCTGGTGATGAACCTGTCAAAGAAATCTTCGATCGCGCCATCACCAAGCATATCTTTAAGATAAGCTTCAAGGGCTGCATTCATCTTATTGCTCTCAGAGAGCATCTGATAAGGGTATTCCAGCATTCCTGAAACTTCTTTTGTATCTTCTTTTGAGAGTCTGTATTTCTTGAGCACTCTTTTAAGTTCTTTTACTTCTGAATTCTTAACATCTTCTGTCATATATGTTGCTGGATTTCTTTTCATCTTGGTATTCCTCCTATTGTCAGTTTACGGTTTTATTATCTTCCCGGGGAAATAAGGTTTAATACGCCAAGAAGGCATATGAGCATCCCAAGGCCTGCCATCGCATACGCTCATGGCGTTGCCTTTTTGAAAAACTAAGGAAAGATAAAGAAAAGACACTTACCGAAGGTGTATACTCGCGGGCCGGTGCCGGTAAAAGCTCTGTGAGATATTTGGTTAACGCAGTGCGTACACCTGATATACGCATCTGCAGGTAGTGCCGTTTAAAAGTTTATATTCTTTATCTATATGGTCATGCCCGTGGACCACAAGAGGAACCTTGTGCTTAAAGGCACACTCGGTAAGACCTTTGTAACCCTGATGGACGATGTCCTTTGACTCCTTAGTGTATGGGCCGGCGTGAGAAATTATAACGTCGACATCCTTAAAATCCTTTACCATATCCAGAACCTCTCCCTGAGTGTGCATACAGTAGGATGGATTTGGCTTATATCTTGGGCACCCGTCAAAAACAGCTACATTAAGATTATCTATATAGATGGTGCCGCTTTTTAAATGGATAATGCGGTCTAAAACCTTTGACTTATAATCACCTTCGTACATGGTAACGGAATCATGGTTTCCAAGAACTGCAAATATCTGTATATCATCTGGGATGAGCCTTACAAGTCTTATAAGGTCAGCAGTCGTATTGTCACCAAGGAGAAATACCGCGCTGCATCCTGTAAAGTCGATGCCATCTAAAAGTTCATCATTAAAACAGCCATGGGTATCTGATATGAATATCCAGTATGGAAGGTTTATATCCTTCTTATCTATATGGCCATATCTTTTAAGAAGGTTTTTCTGGAAGTTCTCTTTGTCTATGGTTATATCAGAGGACTGCATCTGGTCACCTAATTCATCATTCTTATTTTCAAAGAGCATTTTAAATAATGACCACATGACTTCCTCCTGTAATATCTAGTACATGCCAAGTCCCCATCTCATGATGATGACTATCAGGTATGCTATGAGCATTACGGCAATGCTGATCCTCGTTCTTTGCCTTCTTTTTTTCTCTATACCTTTTGCTTGTTATATATCTTTTGTAGTTTTCTGCAAATTCTTTTGCTGTCATAAGTTATTTTTCAGTTCCTTTTTGCCATTTTTATCCTGCCGTCTTGGCGAATAATTCCGGAACGCCTGCTGCCGCTTTTGTTTTGCTACAGCAGTGCATCCTGCAAAAATGCAAGTCCGGCATCATTCTTATTTATCTATATATGGCAAATTAAAAATGGTAGTACATGCTAAAGACACATAGATGTAGATGACATACACATGTCCCTGCCAAATAATATTGTGGCGCATTTGATTTTTAATTTTTGATGCAGATTTGTCATCGGACAAATAAGATGTTTTCTTCCGCACATTGCCCGCGCATATCTGTTGGCGCCGCCGTGCTACCCATTCGAAGTAAGGCTTGCGCCCGTTAAGGAGTGCTATCGCTCTTTTTAACGCTTACTTGATGTACTTTTAAAAAGAACATGTCTGCAGATTGGCGCTGCGGGTTTGCCATAAGGAAAGCAAGTGTACAAAAAGGGAATGGAGCTCTGCCGGAACGTATGCTACTTCCTTTATGGCATATCTGCCGGCCTTACTTACCTGTGTGCAGATTTTTGATGATATATAGATATGCTACAGGACTTATCCGCGTTTTGTGCAGATAACTGCTGCCTTTTATGGCAGCAAGCGCTGTAGCATTTTCTGCACGGGTTCTTTAGGATACTACAAGGCCGGTATCCCTGCATGGCAGAATCTGTCTTATTTTCGGCTTATTTTTACCTGTAGCATGATGGATAAAGAAAAGAAATAAAAATGCGACAAGCTCAAACTACCGGAGGTGTAGACTATATGCGGATATACCGGCTGTTTGCCATGTAGCGTACATCCTCATGTAGGCAGCAGGTATGCGACAACGCATATTTGCTTTAAGCCCTGTTATTTCCATGCCTTATCTCATTTTCTGCTTGTAGCAAAATTGTGGTAAAATATATACGAAGAACTATTTGTTTACTACAAGGCATATCTTCCCTAAAGGCCAGTATACACTGCGTATCATCCTCATTTTGCTTGTAGCATTTTACCCATATCACGCCCAAATCTGCTGCAAGGCAAATTTACTATAAACGCAGACGTATCATAGCCATATGGGAAGTCTGCCATGTAGCATATATGTAATATTGGATGAAAAAGAGGCAAAAATAAGGAGCCTACCGGAGGTGTAGATCCGCTCATATACAGGCTGTATGCAGGCAGCAGGCATATGCAAGGCGGGTATACACTATCGTATGCTTGCCGGATGGCGGATAATTCCCTGTGAGACATACTCTTTTGCTCGCTTCTTTGCCGCTCTTTGTGCAAAAGTGTACAAAAGGGGAACGAAAAGGACATAAAAGGGGCGTACTTACCGGAGCTTTGGCGTAGGTGTGGGCTGGGAGCTTACTGTTTAAAGGCCAAATACGCGCCAGTATATGCTTATGGGCAGCAGTTTACTGTATTGGCGTCGCTTAGCTACCCACCGAGGTGGAGGCTGGCGCAGTTTGAAGTAGCGCTATCGCTTATTTTCAAATCCTATTTTGGGTAAATGCAGTTTACTATAAGTCAGATTTACTATAGCTTACTTTAATTTTACAGACCAAAAGCGCGCTTGTTGGTAATACTCAGTATGTTGTAGCGCAATTCCTGAATAAAATATCCTGGCCTGAAAATATGAGCCCGCATAAAAAGACGGTTTTGCCAAATTTCTGCATGTAGATATTTAGTCATATTCCTTATTAGGGAATTTTTCTTTCTGCACAGTTAAATTTTTCGGCATTTACTCCGCTGATTTTGGACGTCCAAACCTCCCATATTCATCATTTTGGCATTAAAATCCCCGAACTTGACATTTCAGAGGGTATATTTTAGAACTCAAACACGGATTCATTTACGTATGTACAAATTCCCTATTAAATATTTTTGATTGCTCCATAATAAAACCAGAGAGTTTTTCGAAAGGAGTTTTATATGGGCACATCATTTTTACTGCTCCACCCTGTAAAATCCGAGGACGATTTTATCAAATACAAAGGCGGCAGGGAGCTGTACCAGCAGTGTATAGATAAGATAAATGCGTCGCCATACTACACGGATCATAACTTCCGCAAGAACGGAAATATGTGTATTCATATCTATATGCGCTGTAATTTTGAAAAGAAAGACAATATTGATTACCAGAACTGGGTACAGGCGAATTTATCCTGGTGCGAAAGGACATTTGGGCTATATTCTAAAACAGATGTCGTACTTGCTACTCTCCCACACTTCAGTACTACTCAGTACGAACATGATATTTTTGTAATTCCATTCGACCAGGAACAGAAGGTATCATATTACAGATTTTGCGGAAAGCTTGCTCAGCTTGCAGAACTTCAGAGAACTTATTCATCTGTCATGAAGATGCAGTTTGGCTTAACAAGAGAAAATGTCGGTGAAGTAAGAAGATCTTCTAAATCTGGTCTCTATAGGCCAAGTGACTATCCAGCAACTTTAGGAGCGCCGCCTGCCTACCAGGGTGATGCAGCTTTATTCGAGAAGCAGGTAAAAGATTATATAGTTCAGATGCAAAGATTTTATGAAGAGAAGCTTTCTAAGACACAGAAGGAAGCATCTGATACATTAAAGCTCGAGAATAAATACATAAAGAAGGAAAACACAAAATTAAACAGATACGTAGGTCCATATCTTGAATTTATACAAAAATATGGTGGCCTTAGTAAGGCGCAGCAGATGTTAAGGACATCGCAGTATTTCCAATATGCCGTACGTTCATATCAGGAGCAGGGAAACAAAGACCTTGTACAACATGCGCTTGGAATAATCAAAGACGGACAACTTTATGCAAAAGAGCATCATATTGAATAATTTTGTGCAGAAAATTATGGTTTTTCGTTAACGTGAT includes the following:
- a CDS encoding metallophosphoesterase family protein, which gives rise to MWSLFKMLFENKNDELGDQMQSSDITIDKENFQKNLLKRYGHIDKKDINLPYWIFISDTHGCFNDELLDGIDFTGCSAVFLLGDNTTADLIRLVRLIPDDIQIFAVLGNHDSVTMYEGDYKSKVLDRIIHLKSGTIYIDNLNVAVFDGCPRYKPNPSYCMHTQGEVLDMVKDFKDVDVIISHAGPYTKESKDIVHQGYKGLTECAFKHKVPLVVHGHDHIDKEYKLLNGTTCRCVYQVYALR